In a single window of the Nicotiana tomentosiformis chromosome 8, ASM39032v3, whole genome shotgun sequence genome:
- the LOC104099414 gene encoding transcription factor bHLH14-like produces MDELMVSSSSSSSSFSIPSLFSQTNQPLSTLQQMLQYILKNQTDSWSYAIFWQTSNEDDGRLFLAWGDGHFHGTKVKKGEVNGVNKASSLERKNVIKGIQALICENGDGVVEGGDVTDIEWFYVMSLAQSFSIGDGIPGKAFSTGSIVWLTGAQQLQFCSCERAKEAQVHGIETLVCIPTSNGVLELGSSDLIKENWSLVQHVKSLFSLDQENGLEKTISFADIGLVSCLQEDGQILGNNKNNTSKKPKTGEIFSAAGTTLFQDSDHSDSDCQVLVDKPIVEKKTPKKRGRKPGATRETPSNHVEAERQRREKLNHRFYALRSVVPHVTKMDKASLLSDAVEYINELKAKVDDLELQLNNKSESKKKLKVESMDSTTLDNQSTTTTTTTSVDQIRPNSNSTSSFGPNNLTVEVEVKILGPDAMIRVQSENVNYPSARLMRALQDLELHVHHASISSVNDLMLQDIVVKVPQCLGTENGLKSALLSSLEQ; encoded by the coding sequence atggatgaactAATGGtctcttcttcctcctcttcctcatCATTTTCCATACCCTCCTTATTTTCTCAAACAAACCAACCTTTATCAACCCTACAACAAATGCTTCAATATATTCTCAAAAATCAAACAGATTCTTGGTCTTATGCTATTTTTTGGCAAACTTCAAATGAAGATGATGGTCGTTTATTTTTAGCATGGGGTGATGGCCATTTCCATGGTACTAAAGTGAAAAAAGGAGAAGTAAATGGTGTTAACAAAGCTAGTTCTTTAGAGAGAAAAAATGTTATAAAAGGAATACAAGCTTTGATTTGTGAAAATGGAGATGGTGTAGTAGAAGGTGGTGATGTTACTGATATTGAATGGTTTTATGTTATGTCTTTAGCTCAATCTTTTTCTATTGGTGATGGAATTCCTGGTAAAGCTTTTAGTACTGGTTCTATTGTGTGGTTAACAGGAGCACAACAACTTCAATTTTGTAGTTGTGAAAGGGCTAAAGAAGCTCAAGTTCATGGTATTGAAACTTTGGTTTGTATTCCAACTTCAAATGGAGTTCTTGAACTTGGATCAAGTGATTTAATCAAAGAAAATTGGAGCTTAGTTCAACATGTAAAATCCCTTTTCTCTTTAGATCAAGAAAATGGTCTTGAAAAAACCATTTCTTTTGCTGATATTGGTCTTGTCTCTTGCTTACAAGAAGATGGTCAAATTTTAggcaacaacaaaaacaacactAGCAAAAAGCCTAAAACCGGGGAAATCTTCAGTGCAGCAGGTACAACTTTATTTCAAGATTCTGACCACTCGGATTCTGATTGTCAAGTACTTGTTGACAAACCAATAGTGGAGAAAAAAACACCAAAAAAGAGAGGAAGAAAACCAGGGGCAACTCGTGAAACTCCGTCAAACCACGTCGAAGCAGAGAGACAGAGAAGGGAGAAATTAAACCACAGGTTTTACGCTTTACGCTCTGTTGTACCTCATGTTACAAAAATGGACAAAGCCTCTTTGTTATCTGATGCTGTAGAATACATCAATGAGTTAAAAGCTAAAGTGGATGATTTAGAGTTGCAACTTAACAACAAATCAGAGAGCAAAAAGAAGCTAAAAGTGGAGTCAATGGACAGTACAACTCTTGACAATCAGAGTACTACTACTACAACTACAACTTCTGTTGATCAAATTAGGCCAAATTCTAATTCAACATCTTCATTTGGACCAAATAATTTGACAGTAGAAGTTGAAGTCAAGATTTTAGGTCCAGATGCAATGATAAGGGTACAATCCGAAAATGTGAATTACCCATCAGCAAGATTAATGCGTGCACTTCAAGATCTTGAATTACATGTACACCATGCTAGTATTTCAAGTGTTAATGATTTAATGCTTCAGGATATTGTTGTTAAAGTTCCTCAATGTTTGGGTACTGAAAATGGTTTAAAATCTGCTCTTCTTAGTAGCTTAGAGCAGTAG